The Tissierella sp. genome has a segment encoding these proteins:
- a CDS encoding FAD binding domain-containing protein, whose protein sequence is MIPFDFEYYKPETLDEAINLFNRLESDGKKPIYYGGGTEFISMARMNNRYTEAVVDIKAIPECNIYKIIKNELVLGSAITLTQIAEENLFPLLSMTVQRIADHTIQGKITLGGNLLGTIIYKEALLPLLLSNSEILLANKDGKKRVSLDSICNKGIQLEKGTMIVQVIINKKFLSMPYLHMKRTKNEKIDYPLLTIAALKDNDKISIAFSGLCEYPIRSTQIEDILNDNSYSIDNRINKIIQNLPYELLNDISGSSEYRKFVLKGTLLEVFEKFGEVV, encoded by the coding sequence ATGATACCCTTTGATTTTGAGTATTATAAACCAGAAACTTTAGATGAAGCTATTAACTTATTCAATAGATTAGAATCCGATGGAAAAAAACCTATATACTATGGTGGTGGAACTGAATTTATATCCATGGCAAGGATGAACAATAGGTATACGGAGGCAGTGGTAGATATTAAAGCTATCCCAGAATGTAATATTTATAAGATTATAAAAAATGAATTAGTATTAGGTTCTGCTATTACCTTAACACAAATAGCTGAAGAAAATCTTTTTCCACTTCTTAGTATGACAGTCCAAAGAATAGCCGACCATACCATACAAGGAAAGATCACTTTAGGTGGTAATTTACTTGGCACTATAATATATAAAGAAGCTTTACTGCCACTTCTATTATCTAATAGTGAAATTTTATTAGCTAATAAAGACGGGAAAAAACGAGTCTCATTGGATAGTATATGTAACAAGGGAATCCAACTTGAAAAGGGAACTATGATTGTTCAAGTTATTATAAATAAGAAATTCCTCTCCATGCCCTATCTCCATATGAAACGAACAAAGAATGAAAAGATAGACTATCCTTTACTTACAATAGCAGCTCTAAAAGATAATGATAAGATTTCAATTGCTTTTAGTGGTTTGTGTGAATATCCGATTAGATCTACTCAAATTGAAGATATTTTAAACGATAATTCATATTCAATAGATAATAGAATCAATAAAATAATTCAAAATCTCCCATACGAATTATTAAATGATATTAGTGGCTCCTCTGAATATAGAAAATTTGTACTCAAAGGTACTCTATTGGAAGTCTTTGAGAAATTTGGGGAGGTAGTTTAA
- a CDS encoding xanthine dehydrogenase family protein molybdopterin-binding subunit, translating to MNDIRGVGVSVLRKEAWDKVTGAAKYTGDSITANTLHAKTLTSTHAHAIIKSIDVEEASISKGVQTIITGDYFPVLTGSVIQDRPPIAIGKVRYYGEPVAVVVANSEEEAMRAMKLINVDYEPLPIVNSISDAIKLDATLIHDNVSLYHCPNTEVNPQHNSNIAGHVKIRKGDMQKGWSECDVIIESSFSMPQSDHLAMETRNCQAQILPNGTVLIDTASQGPFAVKEELSKVFSIPEGNIIVRTPLVGGAFGGKATVQLEFIAYLASRAVGGKPVRIANSREEDIFASPSKIGVESKLKIGATKEGIIKALECTYFVECGAYSDTGTRMAKAIASSCTGPFNIENVYCDSFTIYTNHSYVTSYRGFGHVASNFSMERILDKLAAKLKIDPMELRIKNAITEGNTSPTQNRVTFSSIGNLQSCIFKLKEAINWEEGQIKETEKGTIRAKGISCFWKTSNSASNATSGVILMLNSDGSVNLNFGGVEIGPGMKTAIAQIVAEKMKMDVEKVHVFMDVDTQITPKHWKTVASMTTFMVGNAAIKAVEDILNQLRLICSIVLRCTPDELDVKNQVVYLRDDPTTYIHFRDVAHGYKYPDGPSIGGQIIGHGNYIMKHLRPLDNKSGKGKTGESWTVGAQAVEIEYNPTNYSYRLLKAATVVDAGRVVNPKTAAGVIMGGMSMGLGLATREEFLYNDDGILENTSLRTYKLIRYGENPVYIVDFIETPQIDAPFGARGIGEHGILGIPAAFANALSLAAKDDFDTLPISPELIWKTKTGGKYDTL from the coding sequence ATGAATGATATAAGAGGAGTTGGAGTAAGTGTCCTAAGGAAAGAAGCTTGGGACAAGGTAACAGGTGCTGCGAAATATACTGGTGATTCTATAACTGCTAATACCTTGCATGCCAAAACCCTTACAAGCACTCATGCCCATGCAATTATAAAATCAATTGATGTAGAAGAAGCATCAATATCAAAAGGTGTTCAAACAATAATCACTGGTGACTATTTTCCAGTTTTAACTGGTTCAGTAATACAGGATAGGCCTCCTATAGCGATAGGGAAAGTAAGATATTATGGTGAACCTGTAGCAGTAGTAGTTGCAAATAGTGAAGAGGAAGCAATGAGAGCTATGAAGCTTATTAATGTTGATTATGAACCTTTGCCTATAGTCAATTCAATTTCAGATGCTATTAAGTTAGATGCTACATTAATTCATGATAACGTATCTCTATATCATTGCCCTAATACTGAAGTGAATCCACAGCATAACTCAAATATTGCGGGCCATGTAAAAATTAGAAAAGGAGATATGCAAAAAGGCTGGAGTGAATGTGATGTAATTATAGAATCATCTTTTTCGATGCCTCAATCTGATCATCTTGCTATGGAGACTCGAAATTGCCAAGCACAAATATTACCAAATGGAACTGTATTAATTGATACTGCCTCCCAAGGTCCCTTTGCAGTTAAGGAGGAATTGAGCAAAGTTTTCAGTATACCCGAGGGTAATATTATTGTAAGAACTCCTTTAGTTGGGGGTGCATTTGGGGGAAAGGCCACTGTTCAGCTAGAATTTATAGCATACTTAGCCTCTAGAGCTGTTGGAGGAAAGCCTGTTCGAATTGCAAACTCTAGGGAAGAAGATATCTTTGCTTCTCCTTCTAAAATAGGCGTCGAATCTAAGCTAAAAATAGGTGCAACAAAAGAAGGTATAATAAAAGCCTTAGAATGTACTTATTTTGTAGAATGTGGTGCATATTCTGACACTGGTACTCGTATGGCTAAGGCTATTGCTAGTTCTTGTACTGGCCCATTCAATATTGAGAATGTTTATTGCGATTCTTTTACTATCTATACTAATCATTCTTATGTTACATCATATCGTGGTTTCGGTCATGTAGCATCTAATTTTTCCATGGAGAGAATACTAGATAAATTAGCGGCAAAATTAAAGATTGATCCTATGGAATTAAGAATAAAAAATGCTATAACTGAGGGAAATACTTCACCAACACAAAACAGAGTCACTTTTAGTAGTATCGGAAACTTACAAAGTTGTATTTTTAAGTTAAAAGAAGCAATAAACTGGGAAGAAGGTCAAATAAAAGAAACAGAAAAAGGTACAATAAGGGCGAAAGGAATCTCTTGCTTTTGGAAAACTTCCAACTCTGCTTCAAATGCTACATCAGGTGTTATCTTGATGTTAAATTCTGATGGCAGTGTAAATCTTAACTTTGGTGGTGTAGAAATTGGCCCTGGGATGAAAACAGCAATAGCTCAAATAGTTGCTGAAAAAATGAAAATGGATGTTGAGAAGGTTCATGTATTTATGGATGTAGACACTCAAATCACTCCTAAGCATTGGAAAACGGTGGCAAGCATGACAACATTTATGGTTGGAAATGCTGCTATCAAAGCAGTTGAAGATATATTAAATCAACTTCGTTTAATTTGTTCAATAGTTCTTAGATGTACTCCAGATGAATTAGATGTAAAAAACCAAGTAGTATACTTAAGAGATGATCCTACAACATATATTCATTTTAGAGATGTAGCTCATGGATACAAGTATCCTGATGGCCCATCTATAGGTGGCCAAATAATTGGTCACGGCAACTATATCATGAAACATTTACGACCATTAGATAATAAATCGGGAAAAGGTAAAACTGGAGAATCATGGACTGTAGGTGCTCAAGCAGTAGAAATTGAGTATAATCCTACTAATTATTCCTATAGATTGTTAAAAGCTGCAACAGTTGTAGATGCAGGTAGAGTTGTAAATCCCAAGACTGCCGCCGGAGTCATAATGGGTGGCATGAGTATGGGTTTAGGTTTAGCTACCCGGGAAGAATTTTTATATAATGATGATGGCATATTAGAAAATACTTCCCTCAGGACATATAAGTTAATAAGATATGGTGAAAACCCTGTATATATAGTTGATTTTATAGAAACACCTCAAATAGATGCTCCATTCGGTGCTAGGGGTATAGGTGAACATGGAATTTTAGGAATACCTGCTGCTTTTGCTAATGCCCTATCATTAGCTGCCAAAGATGATTTTGATACATTACCAATTTCTCCTGAATTAATATGGAAAACCAAAACTGGAGGTAAATATGATACCCTTTGA